One segment of Candidatus Methylomirabilis lanthanidiphila DNA contains the following:
- a CDS encoding Tetratricopeptide repeat protein has product MQILHRLDEFLFGLFPKAQESGNDAEVLKDEMTKFYTFGPYKPIVTLEGGWVKVEINTPVILSEESDFRKVVALAEKRKFAEVKPILRNLISKNRTNSEYYRINGQILSEEGDQEGAINSLIDALRWDPKNAWALLMMGNIFAKYKDDIATAMKYYDQVLKVDSRNNIAMNNIGANLMRQGKTEAAKKYFHEALKINANYANTYYALGLVAEVENDPFSAFDHAITTLKKSANPKDALFQNALQLALSSAKKVVETGSGAEILSEYVHRLESQCGTKIELVEDPSIPVAAKFELAENYGRSNHVVRYNPNNPAVVHLQMHELVHLSYIIEARRADANLLFVTSQKQKAEFVQGIDYSIRKLRKKGFSEESISCFCATLFDGINLQIFNAPIDLCIEDFLYHQSKELRPYQFVSLLGLLKQGLYAVTNKEIVEHAPPNVLRSSKIYNKVVHRGLGNCCTPFSRS; this is encoded by the coding sequence ATGCAGATCCTGCACAGATTGGACGAGTTTCTATTCGGGTTGTTTCCCAAAGCGCAGGAATCAGGGAACGACGCTGAAGTCCTGAAGGACGAAATGACCAAGTTCTATACGTTCGGACCCTACAAACCCATTGTTACGCTCGAGGGTGGCTGGGTCAAAGTCGAAATCAACACGCCAGTCATACTATCCGAAGAATCTGACTTTAGAAAAGTCGTTGCATTAGCTGAAAAACGGAAATTTGCGGAAGTCAAACCAATCCTGAGAAATCTCATCTCGAAGAATAGGACGAACTCTGAATATTATAGGATTAACGGTCAAATTCTATCGGAAGAGGGAGACCAGGAAGGTGCCATCAATTCTCTTATTGACGCTTTAAGATGGGACCCAAAGAACGCATGGGCGTTACTGATGATGGGAAACATCTTTGCAAAATATAAGGACGACATCGCGACTGCGATGAAATACTACGACCAAGTTCTGAAAGTCGATTCGCGAAACAATATTGCAATGAACAACATAGGCGCGAATCTGATGCGGCAAGGAAAAACCGAGGCTGCAAAGAAGTATTTTCATGAGGCGCTGAAGATAAATGCCAACTATGCCAATACTTATTATGCGCTTGGACTGGTCGCCGAAGTCGAGAATGATCCGTTTAGCGCATTTGACCATGCAATAACCACTTTGAAGAAGAGCGCGAATCCCAAGGATGCCCTGTTCCAGAACGCATTGCAACTCGCGCTCAGCTCAGCAAAGAAAGTTGTCGAAACGGGAAGTGGAGCCGAAATACTGTCTGAGTATGTACATCGACTCGAATCCCAATGTGGCACGAAGATCGAGTTGGTCGAAGATCCCTCAATTCCAGTTGCTGCAAAGTTTGAACTTGCCGAAAACTACGGCAGATCAAACCATGTTGTACGATACAATCCGAATAACCCAGCAGTAGTCCATTTACAGATGCATGAGCTTGTCCATTTGTCTTACATTATTGAGGCCCGAAGAGCCGACGCAAACCTGTTGTTTGTGACGTCCCAAAAGCAGAAGGCGGAGTTCGTACAAGGGATAGACTATTCCATCAGGAAATTGCGCAAAAAGGGGTTTTCTGAAGAATCCATCTCATGTTTCTGCGCGACTCTTTTTGATGGAATCAATCTGCAGATCTTCAATGCCCCCATAGACCTTTGCATAGAAGACTTTCTTTACCATCAATCCAAGGAGCTACGGCCATATCAATTCGTCTCCCTGCTTGGTTTGTTGAAGCAAGGTTTGTATGCGGTCACAAACAAGGAAATCGTTGAACATGCGCCGCCAAATGTACTGCGGAGTAGCAAGATCTACAATAAGGTAGTTCACCGCGGGTTGGGAAACTGCTGTACTCCCTTCTCCAGAAGCTGA